AGGGCGGAGAGCGTCACCGTGGTGCCGGCGGCGTTGTCGAAGGTCAGGGCGACGGCCGACCAGGTGGCGCCCGGACGCTGGAACGCGCTCGTGGCGCCGTCCGTGGTGGCGCGGTCGCCGACCTTGCCGCGCATGTAGGTGTAGGTGGTGCGCTTGTCGTCCACCGCGCCGCCCATCCGTGCCGCGGCGGCTTCGTTGGAGCGGGGACGGGCGTCGAACACGCGGAGCATGGCGTCGAAGAGCGTCGACTTGCCGACTCCGGAGTTGCCGGTCAGGAGGGTGCCGCGGCGGTCGACGTGCATGACGTGGGCGCCGTGGAACGTGCCCCAGTTGACGAGCTGGACGCGCGCCAGGCGCATCTGGCCCGGGTTGATGTCGTCACCGATGGGCAGCAGCACGGGGATGCTCATGCCTGCTCCTCCTCGTGGGTTCCGGGCTCGTCAGCCGGCTCGGCGTCCGGGGTTTCGGCGTCCGGGGTTACGGCATCCTGCACGTCGGCGTCCGCCGAGTTCGCGGGTTCCGCGTCGATTCGTGGTTCTTGTGCGCGAACTGAACCGCCATCCACGAACTCGGCGGCGGAATCCGGGGCGACGCCGGCCACATCCGAGTCGGCGACGTCCGGCTCCGCGTCGACGTCACCGGCGTCGTCGATGTCCAGGAGCGCCTGGGTGCCCACCGCGTCCTCCGTGGCGTGCTGGAGCCGTTCCAGCTGGGCTGTGATGGCGGTGATGCTGTCGAACGGGAGAGCCAGCGGCAGGGCCCCGCTGATGCCGTAGACGTTCTCCAGACCGGTCGGCAGGAGGAGCTGACGGGCGCGGAGCTTCTCGACGGCGGCCTGGACGGTCTTGGCGTCCCGGTACGCGTCCTGCTCCGCGGCAGGTTGGTAGTGCGCCACGATCTCCGCGATCTCCTCCAGGGTGACGGTGGGCTCCGTCTGGGCCTCGCTGTGCCGGTCGAGGAGGAGCCGCAGGCGCAGCAGGACGATGGTCTCCACGCGGCTGAGAGCACGCTGCTGCCGGAGCAGGCTGGACCGGGCGTTGCCGCCGAGCAGCTCCGGATCGACCGGGCGCAGGACGGCGATCTTGCGTTCGTGGTCCAGGTGCAAGGTGAGGAACAGCTCCGAGAGGCGGGACCGCAGGACCTGCTGATGATCGGTCAGCGTGGTCCACAGCTTCTCGTCGCGCCCGCCGTCCACATAGGGACCCTTGAGCAGGCGCACGAGGGCATGGCGCAGCCGCAGCGGGAGGACGCCGGTGTCGCCGGGGTAGAGCTCGGCTCCGTCCACGAAGGTGTCCCGGGCGTCGACGCCCTGGATCTGCTCGCTCATTCCTGTCCTTCCTTCGTGCGTTGCCTGCGCTTGGTGCTCGGCGTCTGCGTCGCCGGCCCACCCGGCGTGTCCGGCGCGTGAGCGCCTTCCTCGACTGTGCCGCTGGCACCCGCCGCGCCGGCACTGGTACTGGCACCGCCGCCGCCGTCGTCCGCAACGCCGCCAGCACTGCCCGGCAGGGTCACGAGCGGCACGGTCGCGGCGCGCAGGCTGCCGTCCACCTGCTCGAACTCCACGCTCTCCTGACCGGCGGCGGAGAACGCCGCCCCGGAGTTGAGCGCTTCGGACAGCAGGGCGCGGATCGAGTTGATGTGCCGTTCCTGCGGAGGGAGGGCCGACCAGGCTCCGCCCACCGTCTGCGCCCCGGCCAGGGCGGTCCTGATCAGCGCCGGCTTGGCCTTCGGTGTCCGCGGCGAGCGGGTCCGGTCCTGCTCGGCGAAGTCGATGGGATCCGCCAGCCGCGGCGGCTCCTCGAATTCGTCCGGGTCGAACAGCTGCACCATGGAGATCGACTCCAGCACGCCGCCGAACAGCTCCGGAGCGGCCGCGAAGCCTGGCTTGTCCCGTTCATAGGGAAGACCGCGGACGGCCTGCTCGGCCTGCCGGAGCGCCTGCCGGAGGCGGAGCGAATGCCGGAAGTCGTCGCTCTGCACATAGGTGTTGAGGCTCTCGGAGAGCTTGCCGTAGATCCGCTGGATCTGCGCGTGCTGGTTCCGGAGCTCCGAGACAAGGCTCTTGAGGGTCTCCCGGTCCTCGGCGGCGAGGGTGTCCGCGAACTGCCGGCTCAGCACCTCGGCGATTGCCGAGCGGAACCGCAGCTGCTGCTGAGGGTCCTCGAGGAATGCGGTGAAGGAGCGGAACGTCCTGCCCTCGGGGCTCTGGCGCAGGATGCGGTCCTGTTCCAGCACCTGGGCCATCGTGGCGCCCTTGGTCAGGGACTCTTCGATGATCTGGTTGCGGAGCTTGCCCACCAGATCCTCGATGCTGTCGCGCATCTTCTTGTAGTCGGCCGGCAGGCTCGCGGCGAGGTCGAGGATGTTCTCCGTGGCCTCCACGGCCTCGTCCTCGTCCAGCAGCCCGTCGAGTTCGCCGGAGGTGATGCCGCGGATCAGTTCCTCGCGTTCGTGGATCTCTTCGCGGAGCGATTCTAGGCGCGCCGTCTGGTCCGGGTTGGTCTCGTGGGCCAGCTTCTCGACGTCGTTCAGCAGCGTGCCCAGGCGGGATCCGGTGAGCGTGGAGCGGGGCGAGCTGAGGCTTTCCAGGAAGGCGAGCACGCGGGAGGCCGCTTCGGTGAGTTCGTAGACGATGTGCCCGGAGTGGTGGCGGCGGGTCACGAACTTCCGGCGCGTCCACTCATCGGCCACGGTGCGCCCGGTGTTCGCGCCCGCGATCGTCGGGTCGGTGGTGCGCAGCTGTTCCAGGCAGAGGTCGAGTTCCGCGTGGAACTCCTCCAGGGTCAGGCTCGGCCGGGTCCGGGTGAAGGTGGACTGCAGGACGGCGATCACCCAGGGGGCCGATCGCGTCAGCGCCCAGGCGGGGCCTTTGGTCAGCGCTTCGAGCGTGGCGAGCCGTCGCGAGAGGTCCGTGGTGTCCACCGGGCACACCCCTTTCCTCAACCTCTCGACCCCGCGCGGAGCGAGGCACGCCGAAAATGACCAGCTTTAAGGGTACGCGGGCCGCGCGCCGGGTCCGGACCTGTCATTTTTCATCACAAACGAACTACGATTCCGCAACGGACCCGACACGTCGTTCCCCTGACCGTCCCCCGGTCGCTACCGTTGAATTTCAGAGTTCCGTCAGAGCGTCCTAGGAAAGCGCCCTGACACCTGGTCTGCACACCGCCAAAGGGGATGACGGCGAATGACATCTGATACGACCATGATCTTGAACCTCACCTTCGTGGGGACGCTGATGATCGCCGCCTTCCTGGCGGCCCTGGTGCTCTTCGCGGGCTGCATGGCGCTGGTCTTCACGGGCCTCGGCCGCCTGGTTTATCTGGGCGCCACCCGGCTGATCGGCGCGGGCCGCTCACTCGGCGGCCGCGTGGTCGCCGCACGCCAGCCTGCGGGTCACCAGATCGCGCCGCACGACGCCGACGCCCCCGCGCCTGCCTCCGTCACCTCCTCTGCCGCGGGAGACGGCCCGGGCCGGGTTCCGGCCCCGTCGTCCGGCGCCGCCGCGGCGGCTTCCGGAACGCCCACGCCGAACGGCAAATCCGGTCTCATCCCGTCCTGGCGGAAGGCTTCCAGCCCCGCGGCCACCCCCGTAGCGGACGCGGCGTCCACCGAGAAGGCCGCGCCGTCTGTGACGGTGAAGCTGAGCGAACCGGAGACGCCCGCCGCCGAACGCGCGGGACTCCGCGCCGAACCGGCCCCGGAGCAAGCCCTGGAAACAGCGCCGGAGCCCGCCGTCGCAGTCACCCCCGCGGGTGTCCCCGCGAGCGGCCCCCGCACGCCGAAGAAGGCCGCGCCGAAGCCCGCCGGACGGACCGCCCCGCGGCCGACCGGCTCCGCCCGGAACACCGTTCCCGGCATCCTCCGGCCGTCCCAGGATCCGGAGGAACAGCACGCCAAGGGCGCTTAAGGCGCATAATCAATACCCATGGCTGCCCCTTCCGGGACCTCGTCCCTTTCCAAGTCCGCGCCCAACGCCGTCCGGGTGGATGCGTGGCTCTGGGCCGTGCGCGCCTACAAGACCCGTTCCGCGGCCACGGCGGCCTGCCGGGCGGGCCACGTCCGGCTGAACGGGAACCCGGTCAAGGCGTCCCAGATCGTGATCCCCGGCGATGAGGTCCGCATCCGCATGCCCGGCTACGAGCGCATCCTCGAGGTGCGCCAGCTGATCGCCAAGCGCGTGGGCGCCGAGGCGGCGTCGCACGCGTTCACGGACCGCACCCCGCCGCGCCCGCTGGCCCCGCAGCTCGGCATCCCGGTCCGGGACCGGGGCACCGGGCGACCCACCAAGAAGGACCGCCGCGAGATGGACCGCCTGCGCGGGAGCTGATCACACCGCGGGACCGCATGCTGCGCTGAGGCCCGCAACTCCGCCGCCTGATCCACGTGACGCGCGTCGCAGTCACATTTCACCCTCACCCAGGCCTGCCCGGACACTGGTGGCATGACCCTCAAGTTCGCCCGTTTCGGCTCCCTCGGGGCCGAGGAGCCCGTGGTGGTTGTCGATGACGCCAACGGCCGCACCCGGCATTTCAGCCTCCTGCCCCTGACGCAGGACATCGACTCCGCCTTCCTCTCCCGCGACTTCGTGGCCGAGACCCAGCTCGCCCTCGACGCCGGGCGGCTGCCCGCCGTCGAACCGTCCGCCCGGATCGGCGCCCCGGTGGCGCGCCCCGGAACCGTGGTGGGCATCGGCCTGAACTACGCGGCCCACGCCGCGGAGTCCGGGCTGGAGCCGCCGGCGTCGCCGGTCGTGTTCCTCAAGCCCGCCAACACCGTCGCCGGCCCCTACGACGAGTTCCCGGGCCTGCCCGGCAGCGAGCAGCTCGACTGGGAGGTGGAGCTCGGCCTGGTGATCGGCCGCCCCGCGCACCTCCTGGCCGACGAACACGAAGCGCAGGCCGCCATCGCCGGCTACGTCCTCGCCAACGACCTCTCCGAGCGCTCCCTCCAGCTGGGCGGCGCGGGCGGTCAGTGGACGAAGGGCAAGTCGCTGCCCGGCTCCACGCCGCTCGGCCCGTGGCTGGTCCCTGCCGTCGGCGCGGACGGAGCGCCGTTCGACGTCTCCTCGCTCCCCCTCGCCACGCGCGTGAACGGCGTGGAGTGCCAGCGCTCGACGACGGCGGACATGGTCTTCCGTGCCGCGTTCCTGGTGCATCATGTCAGTCAGTTCATGGCCCTGGAGCCGGGCGACGTGATCATCACGGGCACCCCCGAAGGCGTCGCCATGTCCGGCCGGTTCGAATACCTCAAGCACGGTGACGTGGTCGAGATCGAAGCGCCGGGCCTCGGTGCGCAGCGCGTCGTCGTCGGCTGACCAGATGTCCGCCGGCATCGCCCGCCCGTCTCCCGTTGATCGGGGGAACCGGCGGGCGAGGTGGCCGCGTGTCCGGCGCGGCGCTTCCTGTGGTTGCTCAACGCAACTAGCCTGGGGACATGACTCTGGATCTCACCGCCATATACAAGGACCTCCACAGCAACCCGGAACTCTCCTTCCAGGAGACCCGCACCGCCGGCATCGTCGCCGGGCACTTGCGTGAGCTCGGCTTCGAGGTGACGGAGGGCGTGGGCCGGACCGGCGTCGTCGGCGTCCTGGCCAACGGCGTCGGCCCCACCGTGCTGCTGCGCGCGGACATGGACGGCCTGCCCGTCGAGGAGCAGACCGGCCTCGACTACGCCAGCACCGCCCGCGGGACCGATCCGGACGGCAACGACGTCCCCGTCATGCACGCCTGCGGCCACGATGTGCACGTGACCTGCCTGCTCGGGGCGGCCGAACTGCTGGCCGGGTCCCGCGAGGAGTGGTCGGGCACGCTCGTCACGGTCTTCCAGCCCGCCGAGGAGGCCGGAGGCGGCGCCGCAGAGATGCTCCGCGACGGTTTCCTGGACCGTTTCCCGCGTCCC
The nucleotide sequence above comes from Arthrobacter woluwensis. Encoded proteins:
- a CDS encoding DUF4194 domain-containing protein; this encodes MSEQIQGVDARDTFVDGAELYPGDTGVLPLRLRHALVRLLKGPYVDGGRDEKLWTTLTDHQQVLRSRLSELFLTLHLDHERKIAVLRPVDPELLGGNARSSLLRQQRALSRVETIVLLRLRLLLDRHSEAQTEPTVTLEEIAEIVAHYQPAAEQDAYRDAKTVQAAVEKLRARQLLLPTGLENVYGISGALPLALPFDSITAITAQLERLQHATEDAVGTQALLDIDDAGDVDAEPDVADSDVAGVAPDSAAEFVDGGSVRAQEPRIDAEPANSADADVQDAVTPDAETPDAEPADEPGTHEEEQA
- a CDS encoding DUF3375 family protein, coding for MDTTDLSRRLATLEALTKGPAWALTRSAPWVIAVLQSTFTRTRPSLTLEEFHAELDLCLEQLRTTDPTIAGANTGRTVADEWTRRKFVTRRHHSGHIVYELTEAASRVLAFLESLSSPRSTLTGSRLGTLLNDVEKLAHETNPDQTARLESLREEIHEREELIRGITSGELDGLLDEDEAVEATENILDLAASLPADYKKMRDSIEDLVGKLRNQIIEESLTKGATMAQVLEQDRILRQSPEGRTFRSFTAFLEDPQQQLRFRSAIAEVLSRQFADTLAAEDRETLKSLVSELRNQHAQIQRIYGKLSESLNTYVQSDDFRHSLRLRQALRQAEQAVRGLPYERDKPGFAAAPELFGGVLESISMVQLFDPDEFEEPPRLADPIDFAEQDRTRSPRTPKAKPALIRTALAGAQTVGGAWSALPPQERHINSIRALLSEALNSGAAFSAAGQESVEFEQVDGSLRAATVPLVTLPGSAGGVADDGGGGASTSAGAAGASGTVEEGAHAPDTPGGPATQTPSTKRRQRTKEGQE
- a CDS encoding RNA-binding S4 domain-containing protein, encoding MAAPSGTSSLSKSAPNAVRVDAWLWAVRAYKTRSAATAACRAGHVRLNGNPVKASQIVIPGDEVRIRMPGYERILEVRQLIAKRVGAEAASHAFTDRTPPRPLAPQLGIPVRDRGTGRPTKKDRREMDRLRGS
- a CDS encoding fumarylacetoacetate hydrolase family protein, which translates into the protein MTLKFARFGSLGAEEPVVVVDDANGRTRHFSLLPLTQDIDSAFLSRDFVAETQLALDAGRLPAVEPSARIGAPVARPGTVVGIGLNYAAHAAESGLEPPASPVVFLKPANTVAGPYDEFPGLPGSEQLDWEVELGLVIGRPAHLLADEHEAQAAIAGYVLANDLSERSLQLGGAGGQWTKGKSLPGSTPLGPWLVPAVGADGAPFDVSSLPLATRVNGVECQRSTTADMVFRAAFLVHHVSQFMALEPGDVIITGTPEGVAMSGRFEYLKHGDVVEIEAPGLGAQRVVVG